A window of Candidatus Peribacteraceae bacterium genomic DNA:
GGGCACCGCGGCGATGAAGATGCCGATGACGGGGATGAGCTCCGTGAAGCCCGCGAGGATGGCCAGAGTGAGGGCGTAGGGCATGCGGAGGATGACGAGGGCGAGGAAGACGAGCACCGTCACGGAGAAGCACAGGAGCAGTTGGCCGCGCGTCCACTGGGCGAGTTTCCAATGGATCAGTTCCGATTTGTCATCCACGTACAGCCGCAAGCTCCACGGGAGGAAGCTGCGCACCCAGGACACGATCTTCTCCTTCTCCAGTTGCATGAAGAACGCCAGGACGAGAACGACGATGAGGTTGAGGAAGAAGTTGAGCGCGGAGCCCGCCACTTGCATCGCGAAGAGCAGGGAATCGGCGGGAACGGAGAGGTTGCGTCCCAGGGTTTGGAGGGCGTCGGCGAGGCGCTCGATGTTCATGTACGCCAGCACCGTCTTCAACAGGTCCGTAAGGCGCAGGTTCACTTCCGGCGTGAAGAGGGGGAGTTGGATGCTGGGAGCCAGGAGGAAGGCGTTGACGCGGGCGTTGAGGAAGGCGCCCAGTTGCTGGATCTGGTCCGCCACCACCGGAATGAGGGAGATGAGGAGGAAGATGGCGAGGAAGAGGGCGATGAAGTACTGGAGGAGCATGGCGACGCCCCGCGGGATGCCCATCCTTCCCAGGAGCTTGACGCCGGGATCCACGATCACCGCCACGAACACCGCCAGGAGGAAGAGGACGATCTTGTCCTGGAGGAGGTACAGCACCAGCACGCCCACGGCGATGGCCAGGATGACGAACGTCGCCTGCACCATGCCCGAAACGGAAAGATGAATGGTCACGGTGGGAACAGCCCTGTGCGGCGGGAGGCGCCGGGAAGGCTCCCCGCCCCCGTCATTCCCCCTGCCCTCCCGCGCACGGAGGAAGAGCTTCTGCGCCTTCTCCCCGATGATGCGGAGCCGCGTGAAGGCGTTGCCACGGCCGTTCGCGAACGGCGTGGCGTTGGCCGGGGATTTCTTTTTGGGGCTGCTCATGTGCCCAAGGTAATGCTGCTGATGACGAAGTTCATGATGGCGAAGACGAGGAGGGAGAAGATGAGCCCCGCGATGGCCCCCCACAGGCGCTTCTTCGCGCTATCCACGCTGGTAATGGAGGTCACGCCCAAGCTGCCGACCGCCCACTGGTACCCCGCGATCATGATCTGGACCAGGGCGAGCATCCCCACCGCTGCGAAGAGGTATTGGATCAGGTAGGCCAGCAGCACGGGAAAGCAGGCGAAATGAACTTGCCCCGTGAGGATGTTGCAGGTGACGCCGTCCACCGTGTACGGCTCGCGCGGAATGACGGTGGGCGCATCTTCCGGCAACGCCGCAGCTCCCATGGGGAGCAGGAGGAGGCCGAGGAGAAGCCACGGGCGGAGGCGGAGCATACCGGGAACAGTGTGAGTCACGGAGCCCTTGTGCGCGATAGCGCGTGGCAGTTTTCTGGTGGCCAGGGGAATTGTTCTGGTGTTCTATTGTTATATTGTTGAGCAAATACGCAGGCGCGCTTGCGGTGAGTAGAACAATATAACACTATAGCAATCGTGCTGCGCTTTTCTTGGAACACAACCGAGCGGCCGATCGTTTGCCTCGCCCCCATGGCGGGAGTGACGGATGCGTCGTACCGGCAGTTCATCAAGCGGCTGGCGCCGGACGTGATCCTCTATTCGGAATTCCTGAGCACGGATGCGCTGGCGCACGGGTCGCGGAAGACGAAGGAGATGATGCACTTCCGTCCGGAGCTGGAACGCCCGTTCATCGTCCAGGTCTTCGGCAAAAAACCGGAGCACTTCATCGAAGCCGCGCGGGTGGTGGAGCAGATGGGCGCGGACGGCGTGGACCTCAATATGGGGTGCCCCGCGGCCAAGATCGTGAGCAGCTCCCACGGTTCCGCCCTCATGAAGAATCCGGATCTCGCCGCGGAACTCGTGGCCGCAACGGTGAAGGTGGTCTCCATCCCCGTGAGCGTCAAGACGCGGTTGGGGTGGGATTCCGCGGACAGCCTTATCCCGTTCTGCCGGAAGCTTGAGGAGGCGGGCGCGGCGGCCTTCGCCGTCCACGGTCGGCGGTACACCGACAAGTTTACGGGCATGGCGGATTGGGAGCCCATCTACGAACTCAAGAAGCACGTGAGCGTGCCGGTGATCGGGAACGGGGACATCAAGTCTGCCGACGATGCGCGCGCGAAGCTCCATAATCTCGACGGCGTGATGGTCGGCCGCGGGACGTTCGGGAATCCGTGGGTCATGAAGGAGATTTGTGACGTCCTCACCCCCACCCCCCATCCCCCTCCCCCTTCGGGAGAGGGGGGGCACGCCTTTCATCCTCCTGTCACTTTTCAAGAAAGGGTCCCTTTCATCCTCGAGCACTGCCGCCTCGCGGTGGAGCTCAAGGGCGAGGAGCGGGGGATGAGGGAAATGCGGCGGCACCTCTCCGGTTACGTGAAGGGATTCCCCGGTGCGGCGGAGATGAGGGCGAAGCTGGTGAGGGTGGAGAGGTTGGAGGAAGTGGAAGAAATATTGTCTTTTAAGCAGGGAACAGGCTAATGAAATCTGTATTCCATGAGGGCCTTCTTTCATCCAAAGCACTCAACCGAATTTGATAGTTATGATCTTCCTCGAGTATGTATCTACGACCTGACAGTGATCGAAAAACAACACAATAATAATTGCCAGGATATGATATGGGTGTAGGTGAAGGATCTAGAAGCATCAATAAGGAATTTCCAACTTTAGAACCAATTCCGGAAGCCCACGTTTGTTTGCCTCCTAAAATAACTTTCCTTTGCTGTTGCGGTGCTGCATTTATTTGTTGAATGACTTGGGCGAATGCTTTTCTATCGTGAAAATGTACAATGTGAAATTTTCCATCTTTTAGCAGATAGCCTTCAACATTTGTAATAATTGAATCAGGCAAAACAATGATTCCTAACGAACGTTCGAGCATTTGGTTTGCCTCTGCCAGATCAAGGTTTATGACTGGTTGTTTAAACAAGCATGAATCCCAATTGAAAGCAGTACCATCTTTGTCGGGATCGCCACACATGCGTGTTATCCGTGGTACAAGGTTAGACTCTGCCTGACGAATAGCATCTCGATGCTGTCTAACAGCTACTGTAATGACGGCAAGACCCCCAAGAGCCATGGCAAGATCTTCAAATGTTCTCGGAATCAATTGAATTCTCACACTGAAGAAAACATGCAATATCCAGAGTAATAGTTCTATGATTATAGAAAGTGTAAGGAGGTATGTGACCCACCAATATTTGTGATACCAGAGGAATATCCGGTCGAAGAGTCGGTTGGCAAATAACTTCACAACAAAATGATACATGTTCAAAGAAATAGATGACAAGATGACTATTTAGAACAAACATCACGCCTGCACCTTCACCCCCGGCCCCATCGTGGGGGAGATGGAGATGGAACCGATGTATTCGCCCTTGATGCCCGAAGGCTTGGCTTCCTGGATGGCCTGGAGCACGGTGTTGAGGTTCTCTTCCAGCTTCTTGGCGCCGAAGGAGAGCTTGCCGAAGACGGAGTGAATAATGCCCTGCTTGTCCATGCGGCACTCGATGCGGCCTTTCTTGAGCTCCTCCACCGCTTTCCCTATGGCATCCGTCACCGTCCCCGCCTTGGGTGAAGGCATGAGGCCTTTCTGGCCCAGGATCTTGGCCACCTTCCCCAGGTCCTTCATGATGCGGGGCATGGCCACGGCGATGTCGAAGTTGATCTTGCCGTCCTGGACGTCCTTGATCAGGTCCTCGTTGCCCACAATGTCGGCGCCCGCCTTCTTGGCTTCATCAATCTTGTCGTCCGTCACGAAGGCTGCCACGCGTACGGCCTTGCCCGTGCCGTGCGGCAGGGCAACGGTGGTGCGCACCAGCTGGTCGGCCTGCGTGGTATCCGCCAGGATGCGGATGTGCAGTTCCGCCGAGGCGTCGAACTTGGTCGTGGAGAGCTGTGTCAAAAGTTCCACCGCCTCGGGGACGGGGTAGGACTTCTTGGTGACCAATGCTTTCTTTTCGGCGTACTTCTTGCCTCGGCGCCGGGCGAGGGGACTCCTTTTGGAGGTCATGGAAATGGGGGGAACGTGGTACAAGTGTCGTGATGAGACTCCCACGAAGTGCGGTGATTGTGCATGAAAAACTTGCAGTCCGCAAGAGGGGTAGGGAGGAGGATTCCGATGTTGCCGACGACTCCGAGGATTGTCAGGAAGAAGCCCAATTCTGCATATCATTCGTTCGTCGACAGGCTCGGCATCCTCACTTCTTCCTCTTCTTCATCAGGGGCTCCAGGGACGGCAGGGAGAAGGAGGGGGCGGCATCCGCGTGGTGGATCTTCCGCACGCTCCAGGCGAGGAAAATGCCGTAGAGGAAAATGACGAGGGGGTTCACCCACCAGCGGGGCGCCATGCCCACCGGTTGGTAGACCAGGTAGGAGAGCAGGGTATAGCCGCCCAGGAACCCGCTGGCGATGCCGATGAACTTGAGGGTGAAACGGTAGAGAAGGAGGGGGATCGTCTTGGATGCGGGGTCGATTGCCCGGAGGCGGTGCTCGCTGCGCAGGAAGATGATGCCGCCGAAGCCGAACACCATGAGGAAGACGAGGTAGGTGAAGGGGGGAAAGTCCACGCCGGCGAACACGCCGATCACCGCGGCCAGGCCGCTCATCGTCATCAGTACGGCGCCGAAGAATTGCAGGAGCACATGGAAAACAGCCCTCGCCACTTCCTCCGGCTGCGCACGGTCCGCCAGCAGCGCGGTGATGAGCACCGGAACGTACACGGCCATCACGACGAGCGCGAACAGAGCGGCGTATCCCACGAGCTCAAGGTTCGCGGGGCTGTTCGATGACAGGACGGGGAACATAGGTCAGAGGAAAGAGCGGAAGATAGCGTACGTTTTCGCCACCCTGACTGCACGTTAATCCCATTGCTACGGGGAATGAATAAATGAGAAATGCAAAATGCAAAATGACGGAAATGTATCGTCACGTTCAATCAAGATTGTCATCTCAGA
This region includes:
- a CDS encoding AI-2E family transporter, with product MSSPKKKSPANATPFANGRGNAFTRLRIIGEKAQKLFLRAREGRGNDGGGEPSRRLPPHRAVPTVTIHLSVSGMVQATFVILAIAVGVLVLYLLQDKIVLFLLAVFVAVIVDPGVKLLGRMGIPRGVAMLLQYFIALFLAIFLLISLIPVVADQIQQLGAFLNARVNAFLLAPSIQLPLFTPEVNLRLTDLLKTVLAYMNIERLADALQTLGRNLSVPADSLLFAMQVAGSALNFFLNLIVVLVLAFFMQLEKEKIVSWVRSFLPWSLRLYVDDKSELIHWKLAQWTRGQLLLCFSVTVLVFLALVILRMPYALTLAILAGFTELIPVIGIFIAAVPAVVIALTQQGLLWAVMLALIYYVIQWCESNLLVPLVMKRTIGLSPIVILLAMLIGISFPSIVHPILGIMLSIPIATVLMLFFEDWRETRMKRTR
- a CDS encoding tRNA-dihydrouridine synthase; the encoded protein is MLRFSWNTTERPIVCLAPMAGVTDASYRQFIKRLAPDVILYSEFLSTDALAHGSRKTKEMMHFRPELERPFIVQVFGKKPEHFIEAARVVEQMGADGVDLNMGCPAAKIVSSSHGSALMKNPDLAAELVAATVKVVSIPVSVKTRLGWDSADSLIPFCRKLEEAGAAAFAVHGRRYTDKFTGMADWEPIYELKKHVSVPVIGNGDIKSADDARAKLHNLDGVMVGRGTFGNPWVMKEICDVLTPTPHPPPPSGEGGHAFHPPVTFQERVPFILEHCRLAVELKGEERGMREMRRHLSGYVKGFPGAAEMRAKLVRVERLEEVEEILSFKQGTG
- the rplA gene encoding 50S ribosomal protein L1, which translates into the protein MTSKRSPLARRRGKKYAEKKALVTKKSYPVPEAVELLTQLSTTKFDASAELHIRILADTTQADQLVRTTVALPHGTGKAVRVAAFVTDDKIDEAKKAGADIVGNEDLIKDVQDGKINFDIAVAMPRIMKDLGKVAKILGQKGLMPSPKAGTVTDAIGKAVEELKKGRIECRMDKQGIIHSVFGKLSFGAKKLEENLNTVLQAIQEAKPSGIKGEYIGSISISPTMGPGVKVQA